In a single window of the Mesoplodon densirostris isolate mMesDen1 chromosome 16, mMesDen1 primary haplotype, whole genome shotgun sequence genome:
- the NUPR1 gene encoding nuclear protein 1, translating into MATFPRAASPSRQPPGPEDEDPNLDEYDLYSLAHSFLGVGGRKGRTKREAAANTNRHSPGGHERKLVTKLQNTERKKRGSRP; encoded by the exons aTGGCCACCTTCCCGAGAGCAGCCAGCCCGTCCAGGCAGCCCCCAGGCCCAGAGGATGAAGACCCCAACCTGGATGAGTATGACCTCTACAGCCTGGCTCATTCTTTCCTGG GAGTGGGAGGCCGGAAAGGTCGCACCAAGAGAGAAGCCGCCGCCAATACCAACCGTCACAGCCCTGGTGGGCACGAGAGGAAGCTGGTGACCAAGCTCCAGAACACGGAGCGGAAAAAGCGAGGGTCACGGCCCTGA